A portion of the Mesoplasma entomophilum genome contains these proteins:
- the atpD gene encoding F0F1 ATP synthase subunit beta, which produces MAAKKTTSKNTVNSANGFVFQILGPVVDVKFSEDNIPMIYDALVVDNNGVELVLEVEQHMGDEVVRTIAMGPTEGLAKGLPVINTNAPIQAPVGDDVLGRMFNVTGHAIDEKPEFTGKRMPIHRDAPAYEELITNAEILETGIKVIDLMIPFAKGGKIGLFGGAGVGKTVLIQELINNIAKAHSGVSVFAGVGERTREGNDLYHEFIEAGVLDKTSLVFGQMNEPPGARMRVALTGLTIAEHFRDEKNMDVLLFIDNIFRFTQAGSEVSALLGRMPSAVGYQPTLSTEMGALQERITSTNKGSITSVQAVYVPADDLTDPAPATTFTHLDAKIVLDRSIASLGIYPAVDPLSSSSRMLDPEIIGEEHYNVALGVQGTLQKYQDLQSIIAILGMDELSAEDKLIVQRARKIRNFLSQSFFVGEKFTGRPGQYVKVSDTVRSFKMILDGEMDDIPEILFLYKGTAEDVIQAYNETKVKNKK; this is translated from the coding sequence ATGGCAGCAAAAAAAACAACAAGTAAAAATACTGTTAATTCAGCAAATGGTTTTGTATTCCAAATTTTAGGACCAGTTGTTGATGTTAAATTCAGCGAAGATAATATTCCTATGATCTATGATGCTTTGGTTGTAGATAACAATGGAGTTGAATTAGTTTTAGAAGTTGAGCAACACATGGGTGATGAAGTTGTTAGAACAATTGCAATGGGACCAACTGAAGGACTGGCAAAAGGTCTTCCAGTTATTAATACAAATGCTCCAATACAAGCACCAGTTGGTGACGATGTTTTAGGACGTATGTTTAATGTTACAGGACATGCAATTGATGAAAAACCAGAATTCACAGGTAAAAGAATGCCTATTCACCGTGATGCACCAGCTTATGAAGAACTAATTACTAATGCTGAAATTTTGGAAACAGGAATTAAAGTTATCGACTTAATGATTCCATTTGCTAAAGGTGGAAAAATTGGATTATTTGGTGGAGCCGGAGTTGGTAAAACAGTTTTAATTCAAGAATTAATTAACAATATTGCTAAAGCTCACAGTGGAGTTTCAGTTTTCGCTGGAGTTGGTGAAAGAACTCGTGAAGGAAATGATCTTTATCATGAATTTATCGAAGCTGGAGTTTTAGATAAAACAAGTTTAGTATTTGGACAAATGAATGAACCACCAGGGGCACGTATGCGTGTTGCTTTAACAGGTTTAACAATTGCTGAACACTTTAGAGATGAAAAAAACATGGATGTGCTATTATTCATTGATAACATTTTCAGGTTTACACAAGCAGGTAGTGAAGTTAGTGCCTTATTAGGGCGTATGCCTTCAGCTGTTGGATATCAACCAACTTTATCTACAGAAATGGGAGCATTACAAGAACGTATTACTTCAACAAATAAAGGATCAATTACATCAGTTCAAGCTGTTTATGTACCAGCTGATGATTTAACTGACCCTGCACCTGCAACAACATTTACACACTTAGATGCAAAAATTGTTCTTGACCGTTCAATTGCAAGTTTAGGAATCTATCCTGCAGTTGACCCACTTTCATCTTCATCAAGAATGTTAGATCCAGAAATTATTGGAGAAGAACATTACAATGTAGCTTTAGGTGTTCAAGGAACTTTACAAAAATACCAAGATTTACAATCAATCATTGCGATCTTAGGTATGGATGAATTAAGTGCAGAAGATAAATTAATCGTGCAAAGAGCTCGTAAAATAAGAAACTTTTTATCTCAATCATTCTTCGTAGGGGAAAAATTTACAGGTCGTCCTGGACAATATGTAAAAGTATCTGACACAGTAAGATCATTTAAAATGATTCTTGATGGTGAAATGGATGACATTCCTGAAATCTTGTTCTTATATAAAGGAACAGCTGAAGATGTTATTCAAGCATATAATGAAACAAAAGTTAAAAATAAAAAGTAG
- a CDS encoding organic hydroperoxide resistance protein, with amino-acid sequence MSKIYETTVTNTGGRTGEVISSDGKFSLKISSPTLNLEGTTNPEQLFAAGYSSCFNGALQAVMAKNKVSFKSNVTAKVALHNNGELNFNISVDLQVEIIGADKEIAEKLMHEADLVCPYSKALKNNVEVTLSLK; translated from the coding sequence ATGAGTAAAATTTATGAAACAACAGTAACTAATACAGGAGGAAGAACTGGAGAAGTTATTTCATCTGATGGAAAATTTAGTTTAAAGATATCATCACCTACATTAAATTTAGAAGGAACAACAAATCCTGAGCAATTATTTGCAGCAGGATATAGCTCATGTTTTAATGGAGCATTGCAAGCTGTAATGGCTAAAAATAAAGTTTCATTTAAGTCAAATGTAACAGCAAAAGTGGCATTACATAATAACGGAGAATTGAACTTCAATATATCAGTTGATTTGCAAGTTGAAATTATAGGAGCAGATAAAGAAATTGCTGAAAAATTAATGCATGAAGCAGACTTGGTATGTCCTTATTCAAAAGCCTTAAAAAACAATGTAGAAGTTACATTGAGTTTAAAATAA
- a CDS encoding thymidine phosphorylase codes for MNYIFSEIIEKKKHSIELSSEEIKWLINSYVRNKVTDYQMAAFAMAIYFNGMTKAETLALTQAYVESGYVYDVSEVKGLKADKHSTGGVGDKTSLVYSPLVASYGVKVCKLSGRGLGVTGGTIDKLESCKGWTSELSKEKFIKTINEVGMSITGQSDDIVPADKKMYALRDVTGTVDSIPLIAASIMSKKLVIDSDSLILDVKVGAGAFMKNIDIAEKLANEMITIGHGYNRKVSILLTDMQKPLGKAIGNAIEVKEAWDTLNNNGPEDLKEVVCTAAGLTLTDLGIFDKLEDAISDCYKKLETGECAHFLQEFVEAQGGNFELIINYDQNFTTKNKIEVFAEEDGYIISQDAETIGLLSMELGAGRKTKEDLIDFSAGIYLNKKTGDVVKTGDVVLTFYTNYDINNDWIERAKKSFTISMQNEKQKNIIKIIR; via the coding sequence ATGAACTACATTTTTAGTGAAATTATAGAGAAAAAGAAACATTCTATTGAATTATCAAGTGAGGAAATTAAATGGCTGATAAATAGTTATGTAAGAAATAAAGTTACAGATTATCAAATGGCAGCTTTTGCAATGGCTATTTACTTTAATGGAATGACCAAAGCAGAAACTTTGGCATTAACTCAAGCATATGTTGAATCAGGATATGTTTATGATGTTAGTGAAGTTAAAGGTTTAAAAGCTGATAAACACTCAACTGGTGGAGTAGGAGACAAAACTAGTTTAGTATATAGCCCCTTAGTTGCTAGTTATGGAGTAAAGGTTTGCAAACTTTCTGGTAGAGGGCTTGGAGTAACTGGAGGCACTATTGATAAATTAGAATCATGTAAAGGTTGAACAAGCGAGTTATCAAAAGAAAAATTTATTAAAACAATTAATGAAGTTGGAATGAGCATTACAGGTCAATCAGATGATATCGTTCCTGCTGATAAAAAAATGTATGCGTTAAGAGACGTTACTGGGACTGTTGATTCTATTCCTTTAATTGCTGCTTCTATTATGAGCAAAAAATTAGTTATCGATAGCGACAGTTTGATTTTAGATGTTAAAGTTGGAGCTGGTGCATTTATGAAAAATATAGACATCGCTGAAAAATTAGCAAACGAAATGATTACTATTGGGCATGGATATAATAGAAAAGTTTCAATTCTGCTTACTGATATGCAAAAACCTTTAGGAAAAGCTATTGGAAATGCAATTGAAGTTAAAGAAGCTTGAGATACCTTAAATAATAACGGTCCAGAAGATTTAAAAGAGGTTGTTTGTACAGCTGCTGGTTTAACTTTAACTGACCTTGGCATTTTTGATAAATTAGAAGATGCTATAAGTGATTGTTACAAAAAACTAGAAACAGGTGAATGCGCACACTTTTTACAAGAATTTGTTGAAGCGCAAGGTGGAAATTTTGAATTAATTATAAACTATGATCAAAATTTTACAACTAAGAATAAAATTGAAGTTTTTGCAGAAGAGGATGGTTACATCATTTCACAAGATGCTGAAACTATAGGATTACTTTCAATGGAGCTTGGAGCAGGTAGAAAAACAAAAGAGGATTTAATAGATTTCTCAGCTGGAATATATTTAAATAAAAAAACTGGTGATGTTGTAAAAACTGGTGATGTTGTTTTAACTTTCTATACAAACTATGACATTAATAATGATTGAATTGAAAGAGCTAAAAAAAGTTTTACTATTTCAATGCAAAATGAAAAACAAAAAAACATTATAAAAATTATTAGATAA
- a CDS encoding phospho-sugar mutase produces MVFDKSNKVYGEWINNHKLDDELRNLLENASDEELHAAFEGIELEFGTAGIRGVLGAGPGRFNVYTVKKVTIAFAELLKSNYPNRLNDGIVVGHDNRHNSKVFAKVVAEVLSSFGIKAYLFKNNEMMPTPVVSYATKALNCIGGIVITASHNPSEYNGYKIYDSYGCQLQDEQTAVIAKRMDEITDILNWDYEVNNSLIEVVNQEVINGYVGMIKNLEFYKDEQISKNDLKIIFSAVNGTGTKFTPKILRESGYDVIEVEEHAFEDETFKNVVNPNPEFDPAWKIPLEYGVKHDADIIIMNDPDADRFGMAIKHNGEFIRLDGNQTGPILIDWKLSNLKRLNKVPQNPALYSSFVTSDLGDRIAHEKYGVNIVKTLTGFKWMGREIAKEVDNGLNFVFAYEESYGYVIDDSARDKDGIQASILIAEAAWFYKKQNKTLVNYLEDLFREMGAYYTFTLNLNFKPEEKKLKIEPLMKSLRSTPLTQIAGLKVVNIEDYIDGMYNMPGQDLLKFYLEDKSWFAVRPSGTEPKLKIYFIGVGENVEVAKVKVDKIIEELKMKMNI; encoded by the coding sequence ATGGTTTTTGATAAAAGTAACAAAGTTTATGGTGAGTGAATTAACAATCATAAATTAGATGATGAATTAAGAAACCTTTTAGAAAATGCTAGTGATGAAGAATTGCATGCAGCATTTGAAGGAATAGAATTAGAATTTGGAACAGCTGGAATTAGAGGTGTTCTTGGTGCAGGGCCTGGGCGTTTCAATGTGTATACAGTCAAAAAAGTAACTATTGCATTTGCAGAGTTATTAAAAAGCAACTACCCAAATAGATTAAATGATGGAATTGTTGTGGGTCACGACAATCGTCATAATTCAAAAGTTTTTGCAAAAGTAGTAGCGGAAGTTTTATCAAGTTTTGGGATCAAGGCTTATTTGTTTAAAAATAACGAAATGATGCCAACTCCAGTTGTTTCATACGCAACTAAAGCTTTAAATTGCATTGGTGGAATTGTAATAACAGCATCACATAATCCATCAGAATACAATGGATATAAAATTTATGATTCATATGGATGCCAACTGCAAGATGAGCAAACAGCAGTTATTGCTAAAAGAATGGACGAAATAACAGATATATTAAATTGAGATTATGAAGTTAATAATTCCTTAATTGAAGTAGTTAATCAAGAAGTTATTAACGGTTATGTAGGTATGATAAAAAACCTAGAATTTTATAAGGATGAGCAAATTTCAAAAAATGATTTAAAAATTATTTTTAGCGCGGTTAATGGAACAGGGACTAAATTCACTCCTAAAATTTTGCGTGAATCAGGATATGATGTTATTGAAGTTGAAGAACATGCATTTGAAGATGAAACATTTAAGAATGTTGTAAATCCAAATCCAGAATTTGATCCAGCTTGAAAAATACCTCTTGAATATGGTGTTAAACATGATGCAGATATAATCATCATGAATGATCCTGATGCAGACAGATTTGGTATGGCTATTAAACATAACGGAGAATTTATTAGATTAGATGGAAATCAAACTGGGCCAATATTAATTGATTGAAAATTATCTAATTTAAAAAGATTGAATAAAGTGCCACAAAATCCAGCTTTATATTCAAGTTTTGTAACAAGTGATTTAGGTGATAGAATCGCTCATGAAAAATATGGAGTTAATATTGTAAAAACTTTAACTGGATTTAAATGAATGGGTAGAGAAATTGCTAAAGAAGTAGATAACGGTTTAAACTTTGTATTTGCTTATGAGGAAAGTTATGGTTATGTTATTGATGACTCAGCTAGAGATAAAGACGGAATACAAGCATCAATTTTAATTGCAGAAGCTGCTTGATTTTATAAAAAACAAAATAAGACATTAGTAAATTACTTAGAAGACTTATTTAGAGAAATGGGTGCATATTACACATTTACTTTAAATCTAAATTTCAAACCTGAAGAGAAGAAACTAAAAATTGAACCATTAATGAAGTCATTAAGATCAACACCTTTAACTCAGATAGCTGGTTTAAAAGTTGTTAATATTGAAGATTACATTGACGGTATGTACAACATGCCTGGTCAAGACTTATTAAAATTTTATTTGGAAGATAAATCTTGATTTGCTGTTCGTCCAAGTGGAACAGAACCAAAATTAAAAATATATTTTATAGGAGTTGGTGAAAATGTCGAAGTAGCCAAAGTTAAAGTTGATAAAATTATTGAAGAATTAAAAATGAAAATGAATATCTAG
- the deoC gene encoding deoxyribose-phosphate aldolase: MKLNKYIDHTLLKQDATKAEIKQLCDEAIEFDFATVCVNSYWTSYCKDLLKGTDVGITNVVGFPLGACTSATKAFEVTEAIKNGATEIDMVLNIGALKDKNYELVLEDMKAVKKAAGSHVVKCIMENCLLTREEIIKACEIAVEAGFEFVKTSTGFSKSGATFEDVKLMKSVVKDNALVKAAGGVRTFDDAQKMIEAGADRLGTSGGVAIIRGEENNASY; encoded by the coding sequence ATGAAACTAAACAAATATATTGATCACACGCTGTTAAAACAGGATGCAACAAAAGCTGAAATCAAGCAATTATGTGATGAAGCAATCGAATTTGATTTTGCAACAGTATGTGTTAATTCATACTGAACAAGCTATTGTAAAGACTTATTAAAAGGAACTGATGTTGGAATTACAAATGTTGTTGGTTTTCCATTAGGAGCATGTACAAGTGCTACAAAAGCTTTTGAAGTAACAGAAGCAATTAAAAATGGTGCAACTGAAATTGATATGGTATTAAATATCGGTGCTTTAAAAGATAAAAATTATGAATTAGTTTTAGAAGATATGAAAGCTGTTAAAAAAGCAGCTGGATCACATGTCGTAAAATGTATCATGGAAAATTGCTTACTAACAAGAGAAGAAATCATAAAAGCCTGTGAAATAGCTGTTGAAGCTGGATTTGAATTTGTTAAAACATCAACAGGGTTCTCAAAATCAGGTGCAACATTTGAAGACGTTAAACTAATGAAATCAGTTGTTAAAGATAATGCTTTAGTTAAAGCTGCTGGTGGAGTTAGAACATTTGATGATGCTCAAAAAATGATTGAAGCAGGTGCTGATCGCTTGGGTACAAGTGGTGGTGTTGCTATTATTAGAGGTGAAGAAAACAACGCAAGTTACTAA
- the rpsJ gene encoding 30S ribosomal protein S10 encodes MAEQKMRIKLKGYDHAIIDQSISKIIEAAEGTGAKVRGPIPLPTDKQVITILRAVHKYKDSREQFEMRTHKRLLEILNPTPTTMDVLKRVQLPSGVDIEIKL; translated from the coding sequence ATGGCAGAACAAAAAATGAGAATAAAATTAAAAGGCTATGATCACGCAATCATTGATCAAAGCATTTCAAAAATTATTGAAGCTGCTGAAGGAACTGGGGCAAAGGTTAGAGGACCTATCCCATTACCAACAGATAAACAAGTGATTACCATCTTAAGAGCTGTTCACAAGTACAAAGACTCTCGTGAACAATTCGAAATGAGAACACACAAAAGATTATTAGAGATTTTAAATCCAACACCAACTACAATGGACGTATTAAAAAGAGTTCAATTACCAAGTGGTGTAGATATCGAAATCAAATTATAA
- the rplC gene encoding 50S ribosomal protein L3 — MKGILGRKVEMTQVFTANGKLVPVTVVEVQPNTILQVKTLETNGYVATQLGVFDKRENLVNKPELGQFKKANSVPKRFVKEIRNMEGFEVGSVISASDIFETGQYVDVTGISKGKGFAGAIKRHNYSRGPMAHGSGYHRGIGSMGAIINRIFKSKKMAGHMGHVKRTVQNLEVIAIDNNIMLVKGSIPGPNKGFVTIKANVKGLSNTQAAELLVRNAPVATEAPIEAPVVEEAVSTEE; from the coding sequence ATGAAAGGAATCTTAGGACGTAAAGTTGAAATGACTCAAGTTTTTACAGCTAACGGGAAATTAGTACCAGTTACTGTAGTTGAAGTTCAACCAAACACTATCTTACAAGTTAAAACTCTTGAAACAAATGGTTACGTTGCTACTCAATTAGGAGTATTCGACAAAAGAGAAAACTTAGTAAACAAACCTGAATTAGGACAATTCAAAAAAGCTAATTCAGTTCCTAAGCGCTTCGTAAAAGAGATCAGAAACATGGAAGGGTTTGAAGTTGGATCAGTAATTTCAGCATCAGACATTTTCGAAACTGGTCAATACGTTGACGTTACAGGAATTTCAAAAGGAAAAGGATTTGCGGGAGCAATCAAAAGACATAACTACTCAAGAGGACCAATGGCTCACGGGTCAGGTTACCACCGTGGTATCGGTTCAATGGGAGCTATTATTAACCGTATTTTCAAATCTAAAAAAATGGCAGGTCACATGGGACATGTTAAACGTACAGTTCAAAACTTAGAAGTAATTGCAATCGATAACAACATTATGTTAGTTAAAGGTTCAATTCCAGGACCAAACAAAGGATTTGTTACAATCAAAGCTAATGTTAAAGGTCTATCAAACACACAAGCAGCAGAATTATTAGTAAGAAACGCACCAGTAGCTACTGAAGCTCCAATCGAAGCACCAGTTGTTGAAGAAGCTGTTTCTACAGAAGAGTAA
- the rplD gene encoding 50S ribosomal protein L4 — protein sequence MELKVLNVQGQEVKTISLNDSVWNVAPHKQAIYDTVISQQAALRQGTKKTKTRAEVRGGGKKPWRQKGTGRARQGSIRAPHWRGGGVTFGPTPDINYKKSVNKKVRALAFKSALSIKASEQNLVIVDKFDFAKPSTKEMISAMKNLQIDDQKTLIITKENEELVIKSSSNIKGVKTLPSIKLNVFDILNATKLVMTEEAVMAVEGVYA from the coding sequence ATGGAATTAAAAGTATTAAACGTCCAAGGACAAGAAGTTAAAACAATTTCATTAAATGATAGTGTTTGAAATGTGGCACCACATAAACAAGCTATTTATGACACTGTTATTTCACAACAAGCTGCTTTAAGACAAGGAACTAAAAAAACTAAAACTCGTGCTGAAGTACGTGGTGGTGGTAAAAAACCTTGAAGACAAAAAGGAACTGGACGTGCACGTCAAGGATCAATTAGAGCACCACACTGAAGAGGTGGAGGGGTTACTTTTGGTCCAACACCTGATATTAACTACAAGAAATCAGTAAACAAAAAAGTAAGAGCATTAGCATTTAAATCAGCATTATCAATTAAAGCTAGTGAACAAAATCTTGTAATCGTTGATAAATTCGATTTCGCTAAACCATCAACAAAAGAAATGATTAGCGCAATGAAAAATTTACAAATTGATGATCAAAAAACATTAATCATTACTAAAGAAAATGAAGAATTAGTAATTAAATCTTCAAGTAACATTAAAGGGGTAAAAACTTTACCATCAATCAAATTAAATGTATTTGATATCTTAAATGCAACTAAATTAGTTATGACAGAAGAAGCTGTAATGGCTGTTGAGGGGGTATACGCATAA
- the rplW gene encoding 50S ribosomal protein L23, whose product MHLTEVIKKPVLTEKSFLGHANGVYTFLVDRRANKVQIKKTFEEIFEVKVESVRTMNYDGKEKRMGRFVGKTNNYKKAIITLKDGETLDILSDL is encoded by the coding sequence ATGCATTTAACAGAAGTAATTAAAAAACCTGTGTTAACTGAAAAATCATTTTTAGGTCACGCAAACGGTGTATATACTTTCTTAGTTGACAGAAGAGCTAATAAAGTTCAAATTAAAAAAACATTCGAAGAAATCTTTGAAGTAAAAGTTGAATCAGTAAGAACAATGAACTATGACGGAAAAGAAAAAAGAATGGGTAGATTTGTCGGAAAAACAAATAACTACAAAAAAGCAATCATCACTTTAAAAGATGGTGAAACATTAGATATTTTAAGTGATTTATAG
- the rplB gene encoding 50S ribosomal protein L2, whose protein sequence is MAIKKYKPTTNGRRNMTSIDYKATLTTSTPEKSLLAAKNSKAGRNNRGLITTRHKGGGHKQKYRIIDFKRNKRDVVGTIATIEYDPNRNAFICLVNYLDGEKRYILFAKGMTVGMKIVASEHADIKVGNAAPLKNIPEGTLIHNVELKPGKGGQMARSAGTSVQILGKDDDGKYVTLRLTSGEVRKVLAECYATIGEVGNEEYNLVNWGKAGRNRWRGIRPTVRGSVMNPNDHPHGGGEGRTPIGRKSPVTPWGKKALGVKTRNTKKPSEKLIVRKRNAKK, encoded by the coding sequence ATGGCAATTAAAAAATATAAACCTACGACAAACGGTCGTAGAAATATGACTAGTATTGATTACAAAGCTACTTTAACTACAAGTACTCCTGAAAAATCATTACTAGCTGCTAAAAACTCTAAAGCCGGACGTAACAACCGTGGTTTAATAACTACTCGTCACAAAGGTGGAGGACACAAACAAAAATACAGAATTATTGACTTTAAACGTAATAAAAGAGATGTTGTTGGAACAATCGCTACAATCGAGTATGATCCAAACAGAAATGCATTTATTTGTTTAGTTAATTACTTAGATGGAGAAAAACGTTACATCTTATTTGCAAAAGGAATGACAGTTGGAATGAAAATTGTTGCTTCAGAACATGCAGATATTAAAGTTGGAAATGCAGCTCCATTAAAAAACATTCCTGAAGGGACATTAATTCACAACGTTGAATTAAAACCTGGAAAAGGTGGACAAATGGCTAGAAGTGCTGGAACATCAGTACAAATCTTAGGAAAAGATGATGATGGTAAGTATGTAACTTTACGTTTAACATCTGGAGAAGTAAGAAAAGTTTTAGCTGAATGTTACGCAACAATTGGAGAAGTTGGAAACGAAGAATACAACTTAGTTAATTGAGGAAAAGCTGGACGTAACCGTTGAAGAGGTATTCGTCCAACAGTTCGTGGTTCAGTAATGAACCCTAACGATCACCCACATGGGGGAGGGGAAGGGCGTACTCCAATCGGACGTAAAAGCCCAGTTACTCCATGAGGTAAAAAAGCTCTTGGTGTTAAAACAAGAAACACTAAGAAACCATCAGAGAAACTTATTGTAAGAAAGCGTAATGCTAAGAAATAG
- the rpsS gene encoding 30S ribosomal protein S19 encodes MARSLKKGPFVDENLFKKAEVAKDGEVIKTWSRRSTIFPEFIGKTFGVYNGKEFIPVYVTEDMVGHKLGEFAPTRKFGGHGDDKGKK; translated from the coding sequence ATGGCAAGATCATTAAAAAAAGGACCATTTGTAGACGAAAACTTATTTAAAAAAGCTGAAGTTGCAAAAGATGGAGAAGTTATAAAAACTTGATCACGTAGATCAACTATTTTCCCTGAATTCATCGGTAAAACTTTCGGAGTATACAATGGTAAAGAATTTATTCCCGTGTACGTAACAGAAGATATGGTTGGGCACAAATTAGGAGAATTTGCCCCAACTCGTAAATTCGGTGGTCACGGAGACGACAAAGGTAAGAAATAG
- the rplV gene encoding 50S ribosomal protein L22 has protein sequence MEAKAYLNMIRISPRKVRLVADTIRNKPVAAAIATLYNLDKRSAEPVLKLLNSAIANAVNNNGMDADKLFVKTIFVNEGPTLKRFRPRAHGRAYEILKRTSHITIIVSDERI, from the coding sequence ATGGAAGCAAAAGCTTATTTAAATATGATTCGTATCTCTCCTAGAAAAGTTAGATTAGTAGCAGATACAATCAGAAACAAACCAGTTGCAGCCGCAATTGCAACATTATACAACTTAGATAAAAGATCAGCTGAGCCAGTATTAAAATTATTAAACTCAGCAATCGCAAACGCAGTTAACAATAATGGAATGGATGCAGATAAATTATTTGTTAAAACTATTTTTGTTAACGAAGGACCAACTTTAAAACGTTTTAGACCAAGAGCTCATGGTAGAGCATACGAAATTTTAAAAAGAACATCACACATAACAATTATTGTTAGTGATGAAAGAATATAG
- the rpsC gene encoding 30S ribosomal protein S3, which yields MGQKVSPNVLRLGIVRDWEDTWYAEKDQYVKWLDQDIKIREGVLKLLKDAAVSKIKIERTNSNITLIIRTARPAIVLGQEGKNVSNIATAVQKIAKDRNLKVEVKVIEVKNPDADATLVARWIGEQITNRASFRTVQKLAIRKALKAGVKGIKTSVSGRLGGVEMARTEGYIEGSVPLSTLRADIDYALYEAPTTYGQIGVKVWINHGEVIGGQSQRVSEKAPMNNDRRFNNKNNNRGGRK from the coding sequence ATGGGACAAAAAGTATCACCTAATGTTTTACGTTTAGGAATCGTTAGAGATTGAGAAGACACTTGATATGCTGAAAAAGATCAATACGTTAAATGATTAGATCAAGATATCAAAATCCGTGAAGGAGTTCTTAAGTTATTAAAAGATGCAGCTGTATCAAAAATTAAAATTGAAAGAACAAACTCAAACATTACTTTAATCATTAGAACTGCTCGTCCAGCTATCGTGCTTGGTCAAGAAGGTAAAAACGTTTCAAATATCGCAACAGCAGTTCAAAAAATTGCTAAAGATAGAAACTTAAAAGTTGAAGTTAAAGTAATTGAAGTAAAAAACCCTGATGCAGATGCAACATTAGTTGCAAGATGAATCGGAGAACAAATTACAAACCGTGCTTCATTTAGAACAGTTCAAAAATTAGCTATTAGAAAAGCTTTAAAAGCAGGAGTTAAAGGAATCAAAACTTCTGTAAGTGGACGTTTAGGTGGAGTTGAAATGGCTCGTACAGAAGGGTACATCGAAGGATCAGTACCTCTATCTACATTAAGAGCAGACATTGATTATGCTTTATATGAAGCTCCAACTACATATGGACAAATTGGTGTTAAAGTTTGAATTAATCATGGTGAAGTTATCGGAGGTCAAAGCCAAAGAGTTTCTGAAAAAGCACCAATGAATAATGATAGAAGATTCAACAACAAAAACAACAACAGAGGGGGACGTAAATAA
- the rplP gene encoding 50S ribosomal protein L16 yields MLLPKRTKYRKPHKVSFKGKAKGAKTINFGEYGLMSLDGAWIDNRQIEAARIAMTRYMRRDGKVWMRIFPHISMSKKPAEVRMGSGKGNPEKWVAVVKEGTVMFEIAGVSEETAREALRLAMHKLPVRCKFVKRGEE; encoded by the coding sequence ATGTTATTACCAAAAAGAACCAAATATCGTAAACCTCATAAAGTTAGTTTTAAAGGAAAAGCAAAAGGAGCTAAAACAATCAACTTTGGTGAATATGGATTAATGTCTCTTGATGGGGCATGAATCGATAACCGTCAAATTGAAGCAGCTCGTATTGCTATGACACGTTATATGAGACGTGATGGAAAAGTTTGAATGAGAATTTTCCCACACATTTCAATGTCAAAAAAACCTGCTGAAGTTAGAATGGGATCTGGAAAAGGGAACCCTGAAAAATGAGTAGCAGTTGTAAAAGAAGGAACAGTTATGTTTGAAATTGCTGGAGTTAGTGAAGAAACTGCAAGAGAAGCTTTACGTCTTGCAATGCACAAATTACCAGTTCGTTGCAAATTCGTTAAAAGAGGTGAAGAATAA